One segment of Carya illinoinensis cultivar Pawnee chromosome 13, C.illinoinensisPawnee_v1, whole genome shotgun sequence DNA contains the following:
- the LOC122291718 gene encoding zinc finger BED domain-containing protein RICESLEEPER 2-like isoform X1 has translation MKSQMEPMECSDGVVNAGTSTSAADYSPDFDSPMPPIMEDVDSRGTSYGRPPLKSKAWAHFTRAKDGDPNSPKASCNYCGRSYKCHSKKQGTSSMLHHLTICKHYRARQSRLAASKSKLICELKKDGDSTTASLAIDKCVEKKIRAAIARMIIVDGLPFRFVEGQGFRDFMRTIDSKFPIPSCFTVMRDCVKLYLLEKEKLRNLFTTSGQRVCLTTSMWTSTQNLNYICITGHFIGNDWKLNRRIMNFCKVPNYEGVTIGRVIESCLLDFGIDNIFTITVDSTTSNDTAIDYIRRRTKYKVGTILDNEFIHMRCCAHSLNLIMTEGVKDVNESIVKVRNAVAYVKSTPSRFDKFKSCVEMQKIQSKGLCLDVPNRWNSTSMMLDVAEKCQSAFELLQESDGQFVHHLSGDEQGRPGLGPPDCNDWDNVRVTVKFLKIFYDVALRISGSLHANSHLYFHELSVVHQHLQALCESSDNLLQSMAERFKANFEKYWVDFEKVNLMLFVAAVLDPRYKLDALEFWFTEVVGIEQATELVAKLRRVIDRLYDQYTKFGGDICGVELSGAEPQSSSISINSSKQGFLNFMSRYYKIRTSQNNVGCKSELDQYLTDDIEAPNENFDILNWWKLKSTKYPILAQIAKLVLAVPISTIDSESSLSTNGQVLDHFRSSLSPTTVEAIICAQNWLKEAPPIGYDTRDVMVDAESYKLESEISLRNILHDDD, from the exons ATGAAG TCACAGATGGAGCCAATGGAATGTAGTGATGGTGTGGTAAATGCTGGTACAAGTACATCGGCAGCTGATTATAGTCCGGATTTTGATAGCCCGATGCCTCCCATAATGGAAGATGTTGATAGTCGAGGCACTTCTTATGGTCGCCCACCATTGAAATCAAAAGCATGGGCTCATTTTACTAGAGCTAAAGATGGTGATCCCAATAGCCCTAAAGCTAGTTGCAATTATTGTGGGAGGTCGTACAAATGCCATTCAAAAAAGCAAGGCACTTCATCCATGTTGCACCATTTAACAATTTGCAAACACTACCGTGCTAGACAGAGTCGCTTGGCTGCATCAAAATCAAAGTTGATTTGTGAACTGAAGAAAGATGGAGATAGCACCACTGCAAGTCTTGCAATTGATAAGtgtgttgaaaagaaaataagggcGGCAATTGCTAGGATGATAATAGTGGATGGGTTACCTTTTAGGTTTGTAGAAGGCCAAGGTTTTAGGGACTTTATGAGGACAATTGATTCTAAGTTCCCAATCCCTTCTTGCTTCACTGTGATGCGGGATTGTGTTAAGCTCTACCTACTGGAGAAGGAGAAGTTGAGGAATTTGTTCACTACATCAGGTCAAAGGGTTTGCCTAACTACTAGTATGTGGACCTCAACACAAAATCTTAACTATATTTGTATAACCGGCCATTTCATTGGTAATGATTGGAAATTAAATAGAAGAATTATGAACTTTTGCAAAGTTCCTAATTATGAAGGTGTGACTATTGGAAGGGTGATTGAGTCATGCTTGCTTGATTTTGGCATTGATAATATCTTTACCATCACAGTTGATAGTACTACCTCTAATGATACTGCTATTGACTATATAAGGAGGAGAACCAAATATAAGGTGGGTACTATATTAGACAATgagtttattcacatgaggtGTTGTGCACATTCGTTGAATCTAATCATGACTGAAGGTGTAAAAGATGTTAATGAATCAATTGTGAAGGTTCGAAATGCAGTGGCATATGTGAAGTCTACCCCTTCAAGGTTTGATAAGTTTAAGTCTTGTGTGGAGATGCAAAAAATTCAGAGTAAGGGTCTTTGCCTTGATGTTCCAAATAGGTGGAACTCAACTTCtatgatgttggatgtggcagAAAAGTGTCAAAGTGCCTTTGAACTTTTGCAAGAAAGTGATGGACAGTTTGTCCATCACTTGAGTGGGGATGAGCAAGGGAGACCAGGCTTGGGTCCTCCTGATTGTAATGATTGGGATAATGTTCGTGTCACTGTGaagtttttaaagatattttatgatGTAGCATTGCGTATTTCTGGTTCTTTGCATGCTAATTCTCATTTATATTTTCATGAACTTTCTGTGGTTCATCAACATTTGCAAGCACTTTGTGAAAGTAGTGATAATCTCTTGCAGAGCATGGCTGAAAGATTTAAGgcgaattttgaaaaatattgggtGGATTTTGAGAAAGTTAACTTAATGTTGTTTGTAGCCGCTGTGCTTGACCCTAGATACAAGTTGGATGCTTTAGAGTTTTGGTTCACagaagttgttggcattgaacAGGCAACTGAACTTGTAGCAAAGCTAAGGAGAGTCATTGACCGGCTATATGATCAATACACTAAATTTGGTGGCGATATATGTGGGGTTGAGTTAAGTGGTGCTGAGCCTCAAAGTTCCTCAATATCAATTAATTCTAGCAAGCAGGGATTCTTGAATTTCATGAGTAGGTACTACAAGATTCGAACATCACAAAATAATGTAGGGTGCAAGTCAGAGTTGGATCAGTATTTGACAGATGATATTGAAGCaccaaatgagaattttgatattttaaattggtGGAAGTTGAAGTCAACAAAATATCCAATCCTTGCCCAAATAGCAAAACTTGTGTTGGCTGTTCCCATTTCTACTATTGACTCTGAGTCGAGTTTGAGCACTAATGGTCAGGTGTTGGATCATTTTCGGAGTTCATTATCTCCAACAACAGTTGAGGCTATTatatgtgcacaaaattggCTAAAAGAGGCTCCACCCATTGGTTATGACACTCGAGATGTAATGGTAGATGCTGAAAGCTATAAGCTAGAATCAG AGATATCTTTAAGGAACATTTTACACGATGACGATTGA
- the LOC122291718 gene encoding zinc finger BED domain-containing protein RICESLEEPER 2-like isoform X2 has product MKMEPMECSDGVVNAGTSTSAADYSPDFDSPMPPIMEDVDSRGTSYGRPPLKSKAWAHFTRAKDGDPNSPKASCNYCGRSYKCHSKKQGTSSMLHHLTICKHYRARQSRLAASKSKLICELKKDGDSTTASLAIDKCVEKKIRAAIARMIIVDGLPFRFVEGQGFRDFMRTIDSKFPIPSCFTVMRDCVKLYLLEKEKLRNLFTTSGQRVCLTTSMWTSTQNLNYICITGHFIGNDWKLNRRIMNFCKVPNYEGVTIGRVIESCLLDFGIDNIFTITVDSTTSNDTAIDYIRRRTKYKVGTILDNEFIHMRCCAHSLNLIMTEGVKDVNESIVKVRNAVAYVKSTPSRFDKFKSCVEMQKIQSKGLCLDVPNRWNSTSMMLDVAEKCQSAFELLQESDGQFVHHLSGDEQGRPGLGPPDCNDWDNVRVTVKFLKIFYDVALRISGSLHANSHLYFHELSVVHQHLQALCESSDNLLQSMAERFKANFEKYWVDFEKVNLMLFVAAVLDPRYKLDALEFWFTEVVGIEQATELVAKLRRVIDRLYDQYTKFGGDICGVELSGAEPQSSSISINSSKQGFLNFMSRYYKIRTSQNNVGCKSELDQYLTDDIEAPNENFDILNWWKLKSTKYPILAQIAKLVLAVPISTIDSESSLSTNGQVLDHFRSSLSPTTVEAIICAQNWLKEAPPIGYDTRDVMVDAESYKLESEISLRNILHDDD; this is encoded by the exons ATGAAG ATGGAGCCAATGGAATGTAGTGATGGTGTGGTAAATGCTGGTACAAGTACATCGGCAGCTGATTATAGTCCGGATTTTGATAGCCCGATGCCTCCCATAATGGAAGATGTTGATAGTCGAGGCACTTCTTATGGTCGCCCACCATTGAAATCAAAAGCATGGGCTCATTTTACTAGAGCTAAAGATGGTGATCCCAATAGCCCTAAAGCTAGTTGCAATTATTGTGGGAGGTCGTACAAATGCCATTCAAAAAAGCAAGGCACTTCATCCATGTTGCACCATTTAACAATTTGCAAACACTACCGTGCTAGACAGAGTCGCTTGGCTGCATCAAAATCAAAGTTGATTTGTGAACTGAAGAAAGATGGAGATAGCACCACTGCAAGTCTTGCAATTGATAAGtgtgttgaaaagaaaataagggcGGCAATTGCTAGGATGATAATAGTGGATGGGTTACCTTTTAGGTTTGTAGAAGGCCAAGGTTTTAGGGACTTTATGAGGACAATTGATTCTAAGTTCCCAATCCCTTCTTGCTTCACTGTGATGCGGGATTGTGTTAAGCTCTACCTACTGGAGAAGGAGAAGTTGAGGAATTTGTTCACTACATCAGGTCAAAGGGTTTGCCTAACTACTAGTATGTGGACCTCAACACAAAATCTTAACTATATTTGTATAACCGGCCATTTCATTGGTAATGATTGGAAATTAAATAGAAGAATTATGAACTTTTGCAAAGTTCCTAATTATGAAGGTGTGACTATTGGAAGGGTGATTGAGTCATGCTTGCTTGATTTTGGCATTGATAATATCTTTACCATCACAGTTGATAGTACTACCTCTAATGATACTGCTATTGACTATATAAGGAGGAGAACCAAATATAAGGTGGGTACTATATTAGACAATgagtttattcacatgaggtGTTGTGCACATTCGTTGAATCTAATCATGACTGAAGGTGTAAAAGATGTTAATGAATCAATTGTGAAGGTTCGAAATGCAGTGGCATATGTGAAGTCTACCCCTTCAAGGTTTGATAAGTTTAAGTCTTGTGTGGAGATGCAAAAAATTCAGAGTAAGGGTCTTTGCCTTGATGTTCCAAATAGGTGGAACTCAACTTCtatgatgttggatgtggcagAAAAGTGTCAAAGTGCCTTTGAACTTTTGCAAGAAAGTGATGGACAGTTTGTCCATCACTTGAGTGGGGATGAGCAAGGGAGACCAGGCTTGGGTCCTCCTGATTGTAATGATTGGGATAATGTTCGTGTCACTGTGaagtttttaaagatattttatgatGTAGCATTGCGTATTTCTGGTTCTTTGCATGCTAATTCTCATTTATATTTTCATGAACTTTCTGTGGTTCATCAACATTTGCAAGCACTTTGTGAAAGTAGTGATAATCTCTTGCAGAGCATGGCTGAAAGATTTAAGgcgaattttgaaaaatattgggtGGATTTTGAGAAAGTTAACTTAATGTTGTTTGTAGCCGCTGTGCTTGACCCTAGATACAAGTTGGATGCTTTAGAGTTTTGGTTCACagaagttgttggcattgaacAGGCAACTGAACTTGTAGCAAAGCTAAGGAGAGTCATTGACCGGCTATATGATCAATACACTAAATTTGGTGGCGATATATGTGGGGTTGAGTTAAGTGGTGCTGAGCCTCAAAGTTCCTCAATATCAATTAATTCTAGCAAGCAGGGATTCTTGAATTTCATGAGTAGGTACTACAAGATTCGAACATCACAAAATAATGTAGGGTGCAAGTCAGAGTTGGATCAGTATTTGACAGATGATATTGAAGCaccaaatgagaattttgatattttaaattggtGGAAGTTGAAGTCAACAAAATATCCAATCCTTGCCCAAATAGCAAAACTTGTGTTGGCTGTTCCCATTTCTACTATTGACTCTGAGTCGAGTTTGAGCACTAATGGTCAGGTGTTGGATCATTTTCGGAGTTCATTATCTCCAACAACAGTTGAGGCTATTatatgtgcacaaaattggCTAAAAGAGGCTCCACCCATTGGTTATGACACTCGAGATGTAATGGTAGATGCTGAAAGCTATAAGCTAGAATCAG AGATATCTTTAAGGAACATTTTACACGATGACGATTGA
- the LOC122292359 gene encoding uncharacterized protein C24B11.05-like — protein sequence MEHKDQYQQALMAKYECLLFDLDDTLYPLSSGLSEACTKNIEDYMVQKLGVEEKQVPEMNHVLYKNYGTTLAGLKAIGYNFDYDDYHSFVHGRLPYEILKPDPVLRNLLLSLHIRKVIFSNANKAHVTKALSKLGLDDCFDVIVSFETLNPTTNEKINECHNIIDVPSDQSKNAESELPKTPIICKPFKNAFELAFNKANINPQRTLFFDDSIRNIQTGKLMGLDTVLVGASNRVDGVDYALESLHNIKEALPVLWEAIDHEESGSIVYPRNITIETRVKA from the exons ATGGAACATAAGGACCAGTACCAGCAGGCCCTAATGGCAAAGTACGAGTGTCTTCTCTTTG ATCTTGACGACACTCTTTATCCCCTGAGTTCTGGTTTATCGGAAGCATGCACCAAGAATATTGAAG ATTACATGGTCCAGAAACTTGGCGTAGAGGAAAAGCAAGTCCCTGAGATGAATCATGTACTGTACAAGAATTATGGAACAACACTGGCGGGTCTAAAG GCAATTGGTTACAACTTCGATTATGATGACTATCATAG TTTTGTTCATGGGAGATTACCCTATGAAATACTAAAACCTGACCCTGTTCTGAGGAATTTGTTGCTTAGCTTGCATATTCGGAAAGTT aTTTTCTCAAATGCGAATAAGGCCCATGTCACCAAAGCTCTCAGCAAGCTTGGATTGGATGACTGTTTCGACGTGATTGTATCCTTCGAGACTCTGAACCCGACCACCAACGAGAAGATCAATGAATGCCATAATATCATTGACGTTCCTTCTGATCAATCCAAGAATGCTGAGTCGGAGCTTCCGAAGACTCCAATCATCTGCAAACCATTCAAAAATGCATTTGAACTTGCATTCAATAAAGCCAACATCAATCCTCAAAGAACA CTCTTCTTCGATGACAGTATCCGAAACATACAAACTGGGAAACTTATGGGCCTTGACACCGTTCTG gtGGGAGCATCTAATCGAGTAGATGGTGTAGATTATGCTTTAGAAAGCTTGCACAATATTAAAGAAGCATTGCCTGTGCTCTGGGAAGCCATTGATCATGAAGAGTCAGGAAGCATCGTTTATCCAAGAAACATTACAATCGAGACACGTGTAAAAGCCTAG